CACCTTGTTCTAAATCAGCTAATTTAGCAGTTTTTTCACATTCTCCGTCTACATACCAATGAAATTCTAGATAATTAGTTAAAATCAAGTTATAACCAATATTTGATTCTAAATAACGTTTGAGTTGTGCAGTTTTTTCGATTTTACTTAAATCAATATTAATATCCTTAGCTTCTATATATCCCAAAATTCGATCATTTTTTCTGATAGTTAAATCAGGGATTCCTGCTTGGTTGCCTTTTTCTTCAATTCTGGCATTAACACCAATCATTAAACCCTCAATTAGACGTTGTAGGCTGGGGTAATGACTGCGTTCTCCACCGCGTTTAATATTTTCTTGCAAGTCTTGAATGTAGTTGTTAAATTCAGACATAATCCCTGGGAAATTAATAAATAATTTTCCTTTGAGGATAGCATATATTTTTAAATTTTAATAAGTAGTTTTGCACAATTAAATATAAAACCTCTCTCCAAACCTCTCCCCTACTAGGGGAGAGGCTTTGACTCCCCCTTCCCTCCCAGGGAAGGGGGTTGGGGGGTTAGGTTTATATTACATTTAGCAAAGATTTCCGACTTCTTTAAGAAGTCGGGGATCTAAAATTTAAAATTTATCTAAAATCTAGACTTTTATATAAACGTTATCATGTTTAACTTTGACTAATTAAATATAAAACCTCTCTCCAAACCTCTCCCCTACTAGGGGAGAGGCTTTGACTCCCCCTTCCCTCGCAGGGAAGGGGGTTGGGGGGTTAGGTTTATATTACATTTAGCAAAGATTTCCGACTTCTTTAAGAAGTCGGGGATCTAAAATTTAAAATTTATCTAAAATCTAGACTTTTATATAAACGTTATCATGTTTAACTTTGACTTCATAGCTTTGAAGTGAAATATCTGGAACTGTTAAACATTCACCCGTCTTTAAATCATATTGAAATTCATGTGCGGAACAAGTAATAATTCCTTTTTCCACCTTACCTTTATCTAAAGGAAAGCCTAAATGAGAACAAGAATTTTGATAACAGCTAATATTATCACCTTGTTTGCACAAAATGACATCATGATTATTAACTCTAACTGCTAAAATACGATTTTCAATTATTTGATCTAACGTTGCTGCTTTTACCCAATGGAACTCTGTAGAGTTAGGAGTAGAAGTAGTAGAAGAATTATGCTTAACAGCAACTACTTTAGTAATTTCCGGACAATGTTTTTTAATGGCTTGTTCGACTCCTTGAGTTAACGTTAAGGTAGAAGTAGCACAATTACTACAACTACCAATTAATTGAACTTCAACTGTATCAGGTAGTTTAATTGCGACTAATTCTATATCCCCTTGATGATTTTGTAAACTAGGACGAACTTCTGCTAATGCTGTTTGGATACGTTCTGATAATGGAGGTTTAACTAAGTCGTGATATAACAAAACTGCATAAACAATTTCATCATCTACAGCTTGACGTAAAGCTGATATATTTTCTTTTTTAAGACTTTTAATTAAATTAGTTAATGCTGCTTTATGGAGAGATTCAATTGCAGTTTTTAACCCTACAGCTACACAACGTTGACTTTCATCCCAGTTAGCAATAATCGCTTCAAAGCGATTGATATCTGTAATTAATTCTTCAAGATTATTCATTATTTATTTACTTGATCATAGGGTTAAGACATTGCACGTAATATACAGTATTTTCTACTATTATGACGCACATCATAGCCCCCTCTTCGCTTGCGGGGAGGGGGTTGGGGGTGGGGTTCATGTGATTATTAATAACTCATTTCATTCTAAAGTCTTGCAACAAAAAAGGCATAATTGCACCTGTAGTTAAACTAGCTACAGTAATGGGAATACAAAGGGGAAGTGATGTTTGTGCTAGTAATACTAATATAACCGTGCCAATACTACTAGCAATAATAGTTTGACGCAGAAAATATATAGGGTCACGGAATAGTTTACCTTTGAAAAATAACTGAATAGAAAACCAACTTAGTTCTAACATATATACTCCTAATGATTGGCTAATACATTGAGGATAAATAACCCTAAAATTACCGCAGGAATTACTCCTGCTGGTGCAAATAAGCTACCAATTATGGCGGAAAATTGATATCCTATATCTTTACCTGCAAGAATTATTCCCCCAATTGCACCACCAATCATTGATAAAATTGCAGCAATAATTAACCAAATAAATCCTGTGGTGAGATTTAATTCTGTATTCAAACTATGCAGAAATTTAATTAATACTGGATCATGAAAAAAAACAAACATAGCTATTCTCCTATTTTGGGGTTAATTTAATGCAAATGCTTGGATTTCCGCAGTTAAATCTTGTAGTGCTTTGGCTACCATTTCAGCTTGTTCTAATTGCTTATGTTCTGTAAATATTCGCCAAGCTTCTTGATAGTATTCTTCTGCTTGTAACAGATTTTTGGGATTCCCTAATTCTGGTTTTTCAGGGTCGTCAGGTAAGTTGAAGAGAAGGTTAGCTTTGTTAGAAATTGTATTAGCATATTCTAATGGTGTATCTTGAAGATTACGCACTTTTAAAGCTTCATTGTAGGCGAAAACAGCCCGTAAATTATTGTCCACAGGATGGGAACTTACTAAATATTGTAAAGCATTTCCTAAGTTATTTTGCAACATTGCATATTCTCGAGGATGCTCAATTAAATTAATATGTTTAAGAGCAGTTTCAAAAGACTGGACTGCTAAACCTTGACGGAATGATTCCCCTTGTGATGACATGGGCATAGAAAGATAGGCGATCGCTATGTTATTATATAAAATCGCATATTCCTGTGGATAATTCTCACAAGTAAACACCCGCAAAGCCTCATGGTAAGCGTGAATACTCTCAGTTATCCGCGCCAAATTGTCGGGAACTAAAGACTGTAAAACTAACCCCAAATTCATCTGGGTTTCTGCTATTTCCTCCGCTGTCGCAAATTGTTGTAAAAGGGGCAAAGCTTCCTCATAATCTGCCCGCGCTTGTTGCAACAATTGGGAACCACCATCAGGAATCATCTGTAATGTCCCTGCTATCCCTACCTTAGCCCGTGCTTTCAGTAAAATATACTCCTCACCACACATCTGATATGCACGGTTAAATAGGTCAATTGCATTGTGTAAATCTTGGGCTGTTTTCGGCTTTTTTTGAAATCCTTGTGCCATTTCTATCAGCATTTCAATTTTTTCTGCTGTTGTTGCTGACTCGGAATCCATGGCTGTTAAAGCCGCTTTTACTGCTGAATCTGTAATGCTAGATGTCATAATTGGTATACTCTAATCGGTTAGAAAATTGAGTCATCAGCCATCAATATCACACTATAAATTAAGCCTATTTACACAGATTTAATTATTCTCAATAGATTCCCCTGATTAAAATTTTTATATCTCTATTAACAACGAGATAATTTTAAATTTAATTAATACAACTTTTTGATTATAAAACAATTGCTTGCAAAAATATAGAGAGAAATTACTCATCTTGATGTGACGATATCCAGAGGAGATCTAAATATTATTGTTTGTCAGGACTGTTAAAATTAAATAACATTTCTGGATATTCTAAAGGTAATACTTCTATAGTATAAGCCTTTAACCATTGTTGAAAAGAACGTCCACCTGCTTTAATATACTGATTTAGTTCTGGTAAACAACGACTGCGATAAAAACCGCATAAAGGTTGCCAAATTTGATTATCTTGTACCAAAGCGGCTTGAGTATTTTCTGGAATTATATCTAATTTAGATATCCATTTCTGTAATATTTCTAGCCGTAAATTTGGTAAATCACAAGCTAATAACAAAACCCAATCAGTTTCTACTGCTGCTAACCCTTGCATAAAACCTACAAGTGGTCCATGGGTACGAGATTCATTTCCCGTTTCTCCAGGTAAAGGAACTTCTCGAATAAACTCACTTTTAGGTATTAGCAATTCTTGATATCGTTCTGGCCAAGGAGTTACTATATAAACTTTATCAGTACAAGCTTCAGCTATATTACAAATTAATTGCAACATGGGTACAGATTGAATGGGAATTAAGGCTTTATCTCTACCCATGCGAGTGCTTTTTCCACCTGCTAAAATAATCGTACTCAGATGATGTTGGGAATTAATATTCATAATATTTGTATTTTATAGTGATAATGGTGCGTTACGGCTTGCGCCTAACGCACCCTACTATATTTTTTCATAAATCATTTAGAATAGTTAAATACAGCGATTTACAATCATATAAGGTACATCTTAGCCCCCTCATCGCTTGCGGGGAGGGGGTTGGGGGTGGGGTTCTTGTTCCGGGTTTGATGACAATTTGCTGTAAATCAATAATCTATAAATATCAGCAATTTTATGACAGATTTTTTTGAATTTGAAGCAGATTTTGTTGATTCTTGGCGTTGTATTCCCATGCAAGTGCGCTATAAACTCGATACTTGCGGTATTAAGCTAAAATTAGCAGAATGGAATCAGATGAATCAAGAATCACGTCAAAATTTAATGACATTACCTTGCGATACAGATAGTCAAATTCATGACTACAGACACTATATTCAAGAATTGATCTTGCAACTGACTGGTAAACCTGTGGCCGAATTGCCAATTGAAACTCATCCAGCATGGATAGATACTACCACTATTCCCAGCAGTATTCACGATAAAGCCCAGGAAATAGGTGTGATCATCACGATGGAAGCATGGGCAAGCTTGACTACTTTACAGCGTTTTGCTTTGATTAAACTAAGTCGTCCTAGTCATGAAAATAAAAACTTTTTACCGGCGTTACAAGAATTTAATTTGTTGCCAAAATCCTAAATCCTGGTATATTGCTATAGATGATACTTTTTAAATAGTTGGTAAAAGCAGATGATTAAACTCGACCAGTTTTTAAAGTTTTTAGGTATGGCCTCTACCGGAGGTCAAGCTAAATGGATGATTGTTGATGGTGAGGTTGAAGTTAATGGTATCCTGGAAACGCGCAGAGGGCGGAAATTAGTAGATGATGATTTGGTGACAATCGGTGGACAAACTTTTCAGGTTGGGGAAATAATATCAAAATCAACTGATTCATGATCATGCTGATGTTTATGTAAAAATTATGCAATCTCGTTACCATAAATTCTAATTATGCTAATTCTTAAGTTTTAATTAAAAAAAGTTAATTGCTTTCAATAACACCTTAATTTAAAATAATGGATATTGATCAATAGGTTATTCTCTACAAGTAAATCCCCTACAGAACTCTTCAACTGTGCATTATTAACATATATAGAAAGACATAGCTAATGACTAATGTACTCTGGCTACAAGGTGGTGCTTGTTCGGGTAACACCATGTCATTTCTTAATGCTGAAGAACCGACAGCTTGTGATTTAATAGCTGATTTCGGGATTAAGATTCTTTGGCATCCTTCCTTGGGTGTAGAATTAGGTGACAACGTAAAAACGCTGTTATGGGACTGTATTTCTGGGAAAACTCCTCTGGATATTTTGGTATTTGAAGGTAGCGTAGTTAACGCCCCTAATGGTACAGGAGAATGGAACCGGTTTGCAGACCGTCCTATGAAAGATTGGTTAGACGATTTAGCCAAAGTTGCGAAATTTATTGTCGCGGTGGGAGACTGTGCAACTTGGGGAGGAATTCCCGCAATGTCACCCAACCCCAGCGACTCCAAAGGACTGCAATTTCTCAAACGGGAAGAAGGCGGTTTTTTAGGTAAAGATTTTGTCAGTCAAGCCGGCTTACCTGTGATTAATATTCCCGGTTGTCCCGCACACCCCGACTGGATAACGCAGATATTAGTAGCGATCGCCACAGGCAGAATTAATGATATAGTTCTTGATGAACTACACCGTCCCCAAACCTTCTTCAACACCTACACTCAAACCGGTTGTACCCGCAACATTCACTTTGCATACAAAGCCACAACCGCCGAATTTGGACAACGCAAAGGTTGTCTATTTTACGACTTAGGTTGTCGTGGTCCCATGACCCATTCTTCCTGTAACCGCATTCTCTGGAACCGCGTCTCCTCCAAAACCCGCGCTGGAATGCCCTGTTTAGGTTGTACAGAACCCGAATTTCCCTTTTTCGACCTTAAACCCGGAACAGTCTTTAAAACCCAAACGGTCATGGGAGTTCCCAAAGAAATACCCCCCGGAGTCAACCATAAAGATTACGCAATCCTCACCGTTGTTGCCAAAAACACAGCCCCAAAATGGGCAGACGAAGACTTTTTTACCGTTTAGTGATGAAAAAAAGACCTAACCCCCCAACCCCCTTCCCTGCGAGGGAAGGGGGAGTTAATTATTCCCCTCTCCTTGTAGGAGAGGGGTTAGGGGAGAGGTCGTGCAACTAACAACTAACAAAGGAAAAATATGTCAATTCAAACATTAGATATTTCACCCGTTGGTAGAGTCGAGGGTGATTTAGATGTGCGCGTCGAAATTGAAAATGGATATGTCACAAACGCCTGGACTCATGCTGAACTTTTTCGCGGCTTTGAAATAATTTTACGCGGAAAAGATCCCCAAGCTGGCTTAATTGTCACCCCCCGAATTTGCGGTATTTGTGGCGGTTCTCACCTCAGTTCCGCATCTTGGGCGTTGGATACAGCTTGGGGAACAGAAGTTCCTAGAAATGCAATTTTGGCGAGAAACTTAGGTCAAATTGTCGAAACAATTCAAAGTATTCCTCGCTACTTTTATGGATTGTTTGCCATTGACTTAACTAATAAAAATTATCGTCGTAGTCACTTTTATGATGAAGCTTGTCGGCGCTTTGCTGCTTTCACAGGTAAATCCTATGAAATCGGTATTACGATTTCTAGCAAACCTGTAGAAATCTATGCTTTATTAGGGGGACAATGGCCGCACAGCAGTTATATGGTGCCTGGTGGTGTGATGTGCGCCCCCACTTTAACTGATATTACCCGCGCCTGGGCAATTTTGGAATATTTCCGCACCAATTGGTTAGAACCAGTTTGGTTAGGTTGTTCTTTAGAAAGATATGAAGAAATTCAATCCTATGAAGACTTTCAAAAGTGGTTAAATGAAGATGTTAAACATCGAGAATCTGACTTAGGTTTATATTGGCGCATGGGTTTAGATATCGGTTTAGATCGATATGGTGCTGGTGTGGGTAAATATGTGACTTGGGGTTATATTCCCCATGAGGATAAATATAATCATCCCACCATTGAAGGACGTAACGCTGCTGTGATTATGAAAAGCGGTGTTTATGATAGCTTCACTGATACTCATGCCTTGATGAATCAAGGTTTTGCCCGTGAGAATTTAACCCATTCTTGGTATGATGAAGGTACAGAAGATTGGCATCCGAGCGATCGCACAACCACACCAATTAATAATAACCAAAAAGACTTTTCTGGCGCATATTCTTGGTCAAGTGCAGTCCTCCACCAAGACTTAGGACGTTTAGAAGCTGGACCTCTTGCGCGTCAATTAGTTGCAGGGGGAAATCATGGGGAGTCTTGGCAACATTATGACCCATTTATTCTCGACACATTCAAGCAAATGGGTGGTGCAAGTGTTCATCTTCGGCAATTAGGAAGAGTCCACGAAATAGTTAAACTATATCGTCAAGCTGAACGCTGTTTAAGAGAGTTCAAATTAAACGATCCTTGGTATATTAAACCAGAAGAAAAAGATGGTAAAGGTTGGGGGGCAACAGAAGCAGCGAGAGGGGCATTATGTCATTGGGTAGAAATCGAACAAGGCAAAATTAAGAACTATCAAGTTATTGCCCCCGGTACTTGGAATATTGGACCCCGTGACGGAGAAGGACAACTAGGACCCATTGAAAAAGCATTAATAGGAACACCAATTCAAGACCCCAAAGATCCGGTAGAAGTGGGTCATGTAGCCCGTTCTTTTGATTCTTGTTTAGTCTGTACTGTTCACGCCCATGATGCGAAAACTGGAGAAGAATTGGCTCGTTTTAGAACAGCCTAATTATACTCCAAACCCTGACTTATGGAATAAGTCGGGGATTTATTGTTGTTTGTATGACAAAAGTTCCCAAATCAGTCGGTTAGGCTGGATTTTAATGAAGAATTGGTAATTCATAATCATCAAATTACGAACTATCAATTACAAATTGTCACCTACTAATATTGGTAAATAATTGTGTCTAATTTAGAACTACATCAATATCTTTCTAAGCTTCCTGAAGCAGCACTGCAAGAATTTATAGAATGGTGTATGTTGGAGCAGTCAACAGCCGCAGGATTAGAATTTAAACCCGATCAAAGTAAGTTAAAGAATTTAGCACCAGCAGATTATTCTAAGCAATTAGTTGACCAATTCATGAAGGTTAGACCTGACCCCATTAGAGCCGGATTAGTAGCTGTAATTGCTGGAAAACAAGCTGATAAACACGAATTAACAGGATTAGCTGCTGTAGTTGATTTTGTTTCTCTTTATGTTAAGTATTTAATTCCTAAAGATGGTAGTAATGCCGAAGAAGCAGATACTATTTTAGCTAAAGCAACACAACATCAATATGAACAAGTTGTGGAAATTGCTAAAAAACATAATGTGAGTTTATAGATTTATTTGGTGGGCATTGCCCACCAAATAATTGACAATTGATAGTTGCATATTGAGTTAAAAAAACTCAATGCAAAACGGATAAATATTGGTTTCGCTTGGGTAAACTCACCCTCAAAATTTAATTTATAAGTTTTAATAAGGTATTGATGATTAAGAAGAATTTTGGAGATTTTGATGATAGTATTTATTTAAGGCTTTCTGGAATCTCCGCTTCATCAACTTTATGCGTTTGTAAAAATAATTACTGATTCTTCAAGTCATCCCCAGGAAACGTATTGCATCTTTTCTTATCGCTACTGTGATAGCGTCTATGTCCGTATTGGGTATTGCAGAAAATGCTGATTCTGCAACTCATAATCGTCATGAGACAACTACCCATGTTAGACGTAATCGGACTTGTAATGGCAGAAATCGTTATAGATATTATGGCGGTAGGCATTACAGATGTCGTTATAATAGACGACATTATTAATTCAATTACCATCATTTAAAGGACTGGGTGGGTATTCCTCACCCAGAAAAATAATAATTATAGGTTAGATAAGCAGAGCGTAACCTAAGAGGATGTTTGATAGCGTTCACGAAGTGTGCCGAAGGCATAGCGTGGCGTTAGCCATAAAGTATCAGAATTAATCGAGATCCCCCCAACCCCCCCTTTTTAAGCTACGGTGTACACACAAGTCTTCTAGAGTTGCCCCACAACGTTTAGATCCCCCCAACCCCCCTTAAAAAGGGGGGCTAAATTCTTCAAAGTCCCCCTTTTTAAGGGGGATTTAGGGGGATCGGATCACGTTTAGCATCCTGTCTAGAGATGTGTGTACACCGTAGCCTTTTTAAGGGGGGCTAAATTCCTCAAAGTCCCCCTTTTTAAGGGGGATTTAGGGGGATCTGCGGGTGTTAGATACCACACGAAAAAGTTTTCAAACAACCTCTAACGCAAAACAGGTCAATGTTGGTTTTTCTAAGAAGATGTTTGAAAAGTATGAGCCAGGTAAGCATCCTGATTCTGACAATAAAAGTATCAGATATGGTATAGAATATATCTATTATATATATATATATAACAAAGGTATGAGC
The window above is part of the Dolichospermum sp. DET69 genome. Proteins encoded here:
- a CDS encoding NifU family protein, whose protein sequence is MNNLEELITDINRFEAIIANWDESQRCVAVGLKTAIESLHKAALTNLIKSLKKENISALRQAVDDEIVYAVLLYHDLVKPPLSERIQTALAEVRPSLQNHQGDIELVAIKLPDTVEVQLIGSCSNCATSTLTLTQGVEQAIKKHCPEITKVVAVKHNSSTTSTPNSTEFHWVKAATLDQIIENRILAVRVNNHDVILCKQGDNISCYQNSCSHLGFPLDKGKVEKGIITCSAHEFQYDLKTGECLTVPDISLQSYEVKVKHDNVYIKV
- a CDS encoding molybdenum cofactor guanylyltransferase, whose amino-acid sequence is MNINSQHHLSTIILAGGKSTRMGRDKALIPIQSVPMLQLICNIAEACTDKVYIVTPWPERYQELLIPKSEFIREVPLPGETGNESRTHGPLVGFMQGLAAVETDWVLLLACDLPNLRLEILQKWISKLDIIPENTQAALVQDNQIWQPLCGFYRSRCLPELNQYIKAGGRSFQQWLKAYTIEVLPLEYPEMLFNFNSPDKQ
- a CDS encoding nitrate reductase associated protein, with amino-acid sequence MTDFFEFEADFVDSWRCIPMQVRYKLDTCGIKLKLAEWNQMNQESRQNLMTLPCDTDSQIHDYRHYIQELILQLTGKPVAELPIETHPAWIDTTTIPSSIHDKAQEIGVIITMEAWASLTTLQRFALIKLSRPSHENKNFLPALQEFNLLPKS
- a CDS encoding RNA-binding S4 domain-containing protein — translated: MIKLDQFLKFLGMASTGGQAKWMIVDGEVEVNGILETRRGRKLVDDDLVTIGGQTFQVGEIISKSTDS
- a CDS encoding hydrogenase small subunit — encoded protein: MTNVLWLQGGACSGNTMSFLNAEEPTACDLIADFGIKILWHPSLGVELGDNVKTLLWDCISGKTPLDILVFEGSVVNAPNGTGEWNRFADRPMKDWLDDLAKVAKFIVAVGDCATWGGIPAMSPNPSDSKGLQFLKREEGGFLGKDFVSQAGLPVINIPGCPAHPDWITQILVAIATGRINDIVLDELHRPQTFFNTYTQTGCTRNIHFAYKATTAEFGQRKGCLFYDLGCRGPMTHSSCNRILWNRVSSKTRAGMPCLGCTEPEFPFFDLKPGTVFKTQTVMGVPKEIPPGVNHKDYAILTVVAKNTAPKWADEDFFTV
- a CDS encoding nickel-dependent hydrogenase large subunit, with the protein product MSIQTLDISPVGRVEGDLDVRVEIENGYVTNAWTHAELFRGFEIILRGKDPQAGLIVTPRICGICGGSHLSSASWALDTAWGTEVPRNAILARNLGQIVETIQSIPRYFYGLFAIDLTNKNYRRSHFYDEACRRFAAFTGKSYEIGITISSKPVEIYALLGGQWPHSSYMVPGGVMCAPTLTDITRAWAILEYFRTNWLEPVWLGCSLERYEEIQSYEDFQKWLNEDVKHRESDLGLYWRMGLDIGLDRYGAGVGKYVTWGYIPHEDKYNHPTIEGRNAAVIMKSGVYDSFTDTHALMNQGFARENLTHSWYDEGTEDWHPSDRTTTPINNNQKDFSGAYSWSSAVLHQDLGRLEAGPLARQLVAGGNHGESWQHYDPFILDTFKQMGGASVHLRQLGRVHEIVKLYRQAERCLREFKLNDPWYIKPEEKDGKGWGATEAARGALCHWVEIEQGKIKNYQVIAPGTWNIGPRDGEGQLGPIEKALIGTPIQDPKDPVEVGHVARSFDSCLVCTVHAHDAKTGEELARFRTA